Below is a genomic region from Streptomyces roseoviridis.
TCGGCCCGCAGGCCCGGCCGCCTCCGCCGCGCGACGGAGCCGGCCTCGTCCCCTGGCACCAGCGGCTCCCTGGCCGGAAACTGGTTGAAGCGGCTCCGAACTCCCGGGCCCCCGCCCCACGGCACGGGCCCGCGGACCCCCGCCCCGACCCGCCGCCCCACGGCCCGGGCCCCGGCCCCGCAGGGTCGCAGCCCCGCAAGGCCCCGGCCCCGCAGCTGCCGGCACGGCAGGCCCCAGACCCCAGACCCCGGAGCCCCGCCCGGAGCCGTACCGCCGCCCCCAGGAGGACAGGCGCATGACCGACCTCGCCATCGAGACCGAAGGGCTGGTCAAGGTCTTCGGCACCAACCGTGCCGTCGACGGCATCGACCTGCGCGTCCCGGCCGGCACCGTCTACGGCGTCCTCGGGCCCAACGGCGCCGGCAAGACCACCGCCGTCAAGATGCTCGCGACCCTGCTGCGCCCCGACGGCGGCCGCGCCCGCGTCTTCGGCAAGGACGTCGTCGAGGACGCCGACACCGTACGCGGCCGGGTCAGCCTCACCGGCCAGTATGCCTCCGTCGACGAGGACCTCACCGGCACCGAGAACCTGGTCCTGCTCGGCCGGCTCCTCGGCCACGGCCGCTCCGCCGCGCGGGAGCGGTCCGCGCAGCTCCTCGAGGCGTTCGGGCTCGCGGAGGCGTCGGACCGGCAGGTGAAGAACTACTCCGGCGGCATGCGGCGCCGCATCGACATCGCCGCGTCCATCCTCAACGTGCCCGACCTGCTGTTCCTCGACGAGCCGACCACCGGCCTCGACCCGCGCAGCCGCAACCAGGTCTGGGACATCGTCCGCGCCGTGGTCGCCCAGGGCACCACGGTCCTGCTCACCACCCAGTACCTGGACGAGGCCGACCAGCTGGCCTCCCGGATCGCCGTCATCGACCACGGCAAGGTCATCGCGGAGGGCACCAAGGGCGAGCTGAAGGCGTCCGTGGGCTCGGGCTCCGTGCGCGTACGGCTCCGGGACCCCGAGCAGCGCGCGGAGGCCGAGCGCGTCCTCACCACCGCCCTCGACGCCACCGTCCAGCTCGACCCGGACCCGGTCGCGCTGACCGCCACCCTCGACGGCCGGGGGACCGGCCTCGGCGCCGCCGAACAGGCCGCGCGGGCGCTCACCGAACTCGCGCGGGCCGGGATCATGGTCGACGACTTCGGGCTCGGCCAGCCCAGTCTGGACGAGGTCTTCCTCGCCCTGACGGACCGCGCGCCCGCCGCCCGCACGCCGGCCCACGACCCGAAGGAGACGCCGGCATGACCACCGTCACCACCGGCAAGGACACCCAGAACACCGACGCCCTCGACTTCGTCGCCCCCAAGGCCGAGGAGCTCGCCGCCCTCCTGGTGGGCCACACCCGGCCGCCGCGGCCCAGCGCGCTCTCCGCGTCCCTGACCTTCGGCTGGCGGGCCATGCTGAAGATCAAGCACGTGCCGGAGCAGCTCTTCGACGTGACGGCGTTCCCGATCATGATGGTGCTGATGTACACGTACCTCTTCGGGGGCGCGCTGGCCGGCTCGGTCTCGGCGTACATCCAGTTCCTGCTGCCGGGGATCCTCGTGATGAGCGTCGTGATGATCACGATGTACACGGGGGTCTCGGTCAACACCGACATCGAGAAGGGCGTCTTCGACCGCTTCCGCACGCTGCCGATCTGGCGGCCGGCTCCCATGGTGGGCTATCTGCTCGGCGACGTCGTGCGCTATCTGATCGCCTCCGCCGTGATGCTCACGGTCGGCATCGTCATCGGCTACCGCCCGGACGGCGGCGTCGCGGGCGTGCTGCTCGGGGTGGCGCTGCTGCTGGTCTTCTCGTTCGCGTTCTCGTGGATCTGGACCATGTTCGGACTGCTGCTGCGCAGCGAGAAGTCGGTCATGGGCGTCAGCATGATGGTGATCTTCCCGCTGACCTTCCTGTCCAACGTCTTCGTCGACCCGAGGACCATGCCCGGCTGGCTCCAGGCCTTCGTCAACAACAGCCCGGTGACCCATCTGGCGACGGCCGTGAGGGAACTGATGGCGGGCAACTGGCCGGCGGCGGACATCGCGTGGTCGCTGGGGTGGTCGGCGCTGTTCGTGGTGGTCTTCGGTGCGGTGACGATGCGCCTGTACAACCGCAAGTGACGCCGGCGCGGCGGCGCGGCGGCGCGGCGGGGCGGGAGCCTTTCGCCCCCGCGCGGAGCTGCGCGGCGCCTTTCCCCTCCGCGCGGCGGGGCGGCGCCTCTCGCCCCCGCGCGGAGGGTGCGCGGCGCCTTTCGCCCTCGCGCGGAGCTGGGCGGCACCCCTTCACGACCGGGGTGCCGCCCAGCGCCACGCGCGCTACCGCTGCGTGAACGTGCCCCGGACCACCACCACCGGGCACGGCGCGTGCTGGGCCACGTTCGTCGAGACGGAGCCCAGGAAGGCCGCCTTGAAGCCGCTGTGGCCGCGGTCGCCGACGACCAGGAGCTCCGCGCCCTCGGCCTGGTCGACCAGGGTCTGGGTCGGGTTGCCGGC
It encodes:
- a CDS encoding ABC transporter permease; translation: MTTVTTGKDTQNTDALDFVAPKAEELAALLVGHTRPPRPSALSASLTFGWRAMLKIKHVPEQLFDVTAFPIMMVLMYTYLFGGALAGSVSAYIQFLLPGILVMSVVMITMYTGVSVNTDIEKGVFDRFRTLPIWRPAPMVGYLLGDVVRYLIASAVMLTVGIVIGYRPDGGVAGVLLGVALLLVFSFAFSWIWTMFGLLLRSEKSVMGVSMMVIFPLTFLSNVFVDPRTMPGWLQAFVNNSPVTHLATAVRELMAGNWPAADIAWSLGWSALFVVVFGAVTMRLYNRK
- a CDS encoding ATP-binding cassette domain-containing protein; the protein is MTDLAIETEGLVKVFGTNRAVDGIDLRVPAGTVYGVLGPNGAGKTTAVKMLATLLRPDGGRARVFGKDVVEDADTVRGRVSLTGQYASVDEDLTGTENLVLLGRLLGHGRSAARERSAQLLEAFGLAEASDRQVKNYSGGMRRRIDIAASILNVPDLLFLDEPTTGLDPRSRNQVWDIVRAVVAQGTTVLLTTQYLDEADQLASRIAVIDHGKVIAEGTKGELKASVGSGSVRVRLRDPEQRAEAERVLTTALDATVQLDPDPVALTATLDGRGTGLGAAEQAARALTELARAGIMVDDFGLGQPSLDEVFLALTDRAPAARTPAHDPKETPA